The Prunus persica cultivar Lovell chromosome G7, Prunus_persica_NCBIv2, whole genome shotgun sequence genome has a segment encoding these proteins:
- the LOC18769124 gene encoding late embryogenesis abundant protein ECP63, which yields MASRQAKEKRAEAAARLAADELRDVNKGQVYEEKTKIETTYTPNDELGRPAEQVHEEKPGVIGSVLKTVTGKLEQAKDAVVGKSHDESHVEEKAKETTGAAGEKINEYTGTAAEKAKQSKDTAAQKAKDAKDTAAQKAKDAKDTTMGKTSEYTGYAAQKAKETKDAAAQEAKEAKDTTMGKTSDYTGYAADKTKETKDYAAEKAKEAAEKAKETEDSAMGKAGEYTNYATEKAKEAKDATMQKAKDAKDTTVGKASEYTNYAAEKAKEAKDTTAEKANETKDYTDEKAKEGKDTTVSKLGELKDTAAGAARKAMDYLSGKKEETKQKAAETAEQTKDKAADTTEKTKEKTYETAEKTKEKLSETEEEARRKMEELKVEGKEYKDEAGGRSREARDIEAEKGKAAKGNILSSFGGVTGAIKSKLTQPTDVVEREEVDVAETRPGEVAGKLYSSDQMHGQNFNDVGRLDGGKARVEVHIDDDGKVRVESPGKM from the exons ATGGCGTCGAGGCAAGCCAAGGAGAAGAGAGCCGAGGCCGCAGCAAGGCTCGCAGCGGATGAGTTGAGAGACGTGAACAAAGGCCAAGTctatgaagaaaaaacaaagattgAGACTACTTATACGCCTAACGATGAGCTGGGGAGGCCAGCAGAGCAAGTGCATGAAGAGAAGCCTGGGGTGATCGGGTCGGTGCTGAAGACGGTGACCGGGAAGCTAGAGCAAGCGAAGGATGCTGTGGTGGGGAAAAGCCACGATGAAAGTCATGTTGAAGAGAAGGCCAAAGAGACCACGGGCGCCGCGGGGGAGAAGATAAATGAGTACACGGGTACCGCGGCTGAGAAGGCGAAACAGTCAAAGGACACGGCAGCTCAAAAAGCCAAGGACGCAAAGGACACGGCAGCTCAAAAAGCCAAGGACGCAAAGGACACAACAATGGGGAAAACAAGTGAGTATACTGGTTATGCAGCACAGAAGGCCAAGGAGACTAAGGACGCAGCAGCTCAAGAGGCCAAGGAGGCAAAGGACACGACAATGGGGAAAACAAGCGATTATACAGGTTATGCTGCTGACAAGACAAAAGAGACCAAGGATTATGCTGCTGAAAAGGCTAAGGAGGCCGCCGAGAAGGCGAAGGAGACGGAAGACTCGGCAATGGGGAAAGCTGGTGAGTATACAAACTATGCCACTGAGAAAGCAAAGGAGGCAAAAGACGCAACAATGCAGAAAGCAAAGGATGCTAAAGACACGACTGTTGGGAAAGCAAGCGAGTATACAAATTATGCTGCGGAGAAGGCCAAGGAGGCCAAAGACACAACAGCCGAGAAGGCCAATGAGACCAAGGACTACACAGATGAGAAAGCAAAAGAAGGGAAGGACACGACTGTGAGTAAGTTGGGCGAGCTGAAGGACACGGCTGCCGGCGCTGCTCGAAAAGCCATGGACTACTTGTCTGGTAAGAAAGAGGAGACCAAGCAGAAGGCTGCGGAGACTGCAGAGCAAACAAAAGATAAGGCTGCCGACACTactgagaaaacaaaagagaaaacttACGAGACTGCAGAGAAAACCAAG GAGAAGTTGAGCGAGACTGAGGAGGAAGCAAGGAGAAAGATGGAGGAATTGAAGGTGGAAGGGAAAGAGTACAAGGACGAAGCTGGTGGTAGATCCCGTGAGGCACGTGACATTGAGGCTGAGAAAGGGAAGGCAGCCAAGGGAAATATATTGAGCTCATTTGGCGGAGTGACCGGTGCCATTAAAAGCAAGTTAACTCAGCCAACCGATGTTGTGGAGAGGGAGGAGGTTGATGTGGCGGAGACCAGGCCAGGTGAGGTGGCGGGTAAGCTCTATTCGTCTGACCAGATGCATGGTCAAAATTTCAACGACGTGGGTCGTTTGGATGGAGGAAAAGCGCGCGTGGAGGTGCACATTGATGACGACGGAAAAGTGAGGGTGGAGAGCCCGGGTAAAATGTGA
- the LOC18769058 gene encoding probable glycosyltransferase At5g03795: MANSSKRWGNQYACSSSASSMAIFLFVVPLVVVFGLVSLLGPKTSNWVFISNSYPWLWSSQSTSPSLNLTGASNSSSEFPPLNDDVLGLRSSVVVVDMHSIEEAHSDDSLENRSSSPPLSIEAAVPPTLAQPNGTRQDDYANETHVSIMKAEGQRKNTNLGWLEARLRRARAAIREAKFGNQTQDVDYIPNGPMYWNANAFQRSYLEMEKRFKVFVYGEGEPPLFHNGPCKSIYSMEGNFIHEIEVNKQFRTRDPEKAHVYFLPFSVTMLVRFVYVRDSHDFGPIRQTVRDYVNIVSGKYPYWNRSLGADHFMLACHDWGPETSNSDPHLRKNSIRVLCNANTSEGFNPSKDVSFPEINLQTGDTHGFLGGPSPRLRSILAFFAGGVHGPIRPVLLEHWENKDEDLRVHQYLPKGISYYDMMRHSKFCLCPSGYEVASPRVVEAIYTGCVPVLISDHYVPPFSDVLNWKSFSVEVKVSEIPNLKNILMSISTKQYIRMQRRVVQVRRHFEVNSPPKRFDVFHMILHSIWLRRLNVRVHDDQ; encoded by the exons ATGGCCAATAGCAGCAAAAGATGGGGCAATCAATATGCAtgttcttcttcagcttcatCAATGGCCATCTTCTTGTTTGTAGTTCCATTGGTTGTGGTTTTTGGGTTGGTTTCTTTGTTGGGTCCAAAAACCTCCAACTGGGTTTTCATATCTAATTCTTACCCTTGGCTATGGAGCTCACAGAGCACCAGCCCCTCTCTGAACTTGACCGGTGCTTCAAATTCTTCTTCAGAGTTTCCTCCCCTAAACGATGACGTTTTGGGGTTGAGATCGTCGGTTGTTGTGGTGGATATGCACAGCATAGAAGAAGCTCACTCGGATGACTCTCTTGAAAATcgatcttcttctcctccactCTCCATTGAAGCAGCTGTTCCACCAACACTTGCACAACCC AATGGTACAAGGCAAGACGACTACGCGAATGAGACGCATGTTTCTATAATGAAGGCTGAAGGACAACGAAAAAATACTAATTTAGGGTGGCTGGAGGCCCGCCTTAGAAGAGCTCGAGCTGCCATAAGAGAAGCTAAATTTGGAAATCAAACACAAGATGTGGACTACATTCCAAATGGTCCCATGTATTGGAATGCCAATGCCTTTCAAAG GAGCTACTTGGAGATGGAGAAACGGTTCAAGGTTTTTGTTTATGGAGAAGGGGAACCCCCCTTGTTTCATAACGGCCCTTGCAAGAGCATATATTCAATGGAGGGGAATTTTATCCATGAAATTGAGGTGAATAAGCAATTTCGGACCCGCGACCCTGAGAAAGCAcatgtttattttcttcctttcagcGTGACAATGTTGGTCCGCTTTGTGTATGTGCGTGACTCACATGATTTTGGTCCCATTAGACAAACAGTAAGAGACTATGTCAATATTGTCTCTGGAAAATATCCCTATTGGAACCGAAGCCTTGGAGCTGATCACTTTATGCTTGCTTGCCATGATTGG GGGCCAGAAACTTCAAACTCAGATCCTCATCTTCGAAAAAACTCCATTCGTGTTTTATGCAATGCAAATACCTCAGAAGGGTTCAACCCCTCTAAGGATGTATCCTTTCCAGAAATCAATCTTCAAACTGGTGACACACATGGGTTTCTTGGCGGGCCTTCTCCAAGGCTACGCTCAATCCTAGCTTTCTTTGCCGGAGGGGTTCACGGCCCTATTAGGCCGGTGCTGCTAGAGCATTGGGAGAACAAGGACGAGGATTTACGGGTGCATCAGTACCTTCCAAAGGGTATTTCTTACTATGACATGATGAGACATAGCAAGTTCTGCCTCTGCCCAAGTGGATATGAAGTTGCAAGCCCAAGGGTAGTGGAGGCAATTTACACTGGGTGTGTTCCTGTGCTGATTTCAGACCATTATGTGCCACCATTCAGTGATGTTTTGAACTGGAAGTCTTTCTCTGTGGAGGTTAAAGTGAGTGAAATTCCCAATTTGAAGAACATACTAATGAGCATTTCTACAAAGCAGTACATAAGAATGCAGAGGAGAGTGGTACAAGTAAGGAGGCATTTCGAGGTCAATTCTCCTCCCAAGCGATTTGATGTGTTCCATATGATCCTCCATTCTATATGGCTCAGAAGATTGAATGTCAGAGTGCATGATGATCAATAA
- the LOC18769195 gene encoding pentatricopeptide repeat-containing protein At5g03800, translated as MNTIIQPTIAALPPLPPPPSSSFPQNPFSLSNPKPSLRPSLSLSLSPPSSSNPKLKPQLLLNFTALPPSQSLPTQKPLLPLTPPNGSDQTHFLFHHLLNLLRLSARHGDHELARAVHASILKFEEDNHLGNALISAYLKLGLVPDAYRVFQSLSCPNVVSFTTLVSGFSKAGREDEAVELFFGMRNSGIDPNEFSFVAVLTACIRILELDLGLQVHALAVKMGYLDCVFVSNALMSLYGKCSCLDYVLKLFDHLPERDIASWNTVMSSLVKEFRYAEAFELFRELWRTEGFGIDRFTVSTLLTACTGSSAFRAGKLVHAYAIKIGLEANLSVTNALIRFYAACGSVNGVKSLFERMPVRDVITWTEMITAYMEVGLVDLAIEMFDNMPERNPVSYNALLAGFCRNGEGLRALDLFTKMLEEGMEMTDFTLTSVVNACGLVMDCKTSEQIHGFLIKFGFGSNACIEAALLDMCTRCGRMADAKKMFLRWPAEQDRSVILTSIIGGYARNGQLDEAISLFNLNQSEGRMDMDEVSSTSLLGLCGTIGFHELGKQIHCHAFKRGFLTDVGVGNATISMYTKCWNMEDGVKLFNMMPTHDVVSWNGLLAGYLLHRQGDEALAFWSKMERTGIKPDKITFVLIISAYRHTNSNLVDNCRSLFLSLKTVYGIEPTSEHFASFIAVLGYWGLLDEAEEIICKMPFEPEVSVWRALLDSCRLRMNTTVGKRVVKRILAMEPKDPSSYILVSNLYSASGRWHCSEMVRDKMRKKGFRKHPGQSWIIHNKKIHPFYARDKSHPQAKDIYSGLEILILECLKAGYVPDTSFVLQEVEEHQKKDFLYYHSAKLAATYGLLTSKPGKPVRIVKNILLCGDCHTFLKYMSIVTRRTIYVRDASGVHYFSSGQCSCKDYW; from the coding sequence ATGAACACCATTATCCAACCCACCATCGCCGCCTTACCTCCTCTGCCTCCtcctccctcttcttcttttcctcaaaaccccttctctctctccaaccCTAAACCCTCACTACgcccttctctttctctctctctctcacctccTTCAAGTTCAAACCCCAAACTCAAACCCCAACTCCTCCTCAACTTCACCGCTTTACCTCCCTCCCAATCCCTCCCAACCCAAAAACCCCTTTTGCCTTTAACCCCTCCCAATGGCTCTGACCAAACCCACTTCTTGTTTCACCATCTCCTCAATTTGCTTCGCCTCTCGGCTCGTCACGGCGACCACGAGCTCGCCAGGGCCGTGCACGCCTCAATTCTCAAATTTGAAGAAGATAACCATCTGGGTAACGCTCTCATTTCAGCTTATCTCAAGTTGGGTCTTGTTCCTGACGCTTACAGGGTTTTTCAAAGCCTTTCCTGCCCAAATGTTGTGTCTTTCACCACTTTGGTTTCGGGTTTTTCCAAGGCGGGTCGAGAAGACGAAGCTGTGGAGCTTTTCTTTGGGATGAGGAATTCAGGTATTGACCCTAATGAGTTTAGCTTTGTTGCGGTTTTAACTGCTTGTATTCGGATTTTGGAGCTGGATTTGGGTTTGCAAGTTCATGCCTTGGCGGTCAAAATGGGATACTTAGATTGTGTTTTCGTTTCGAATGCGCTTATGAGTTTGTATGGTAAATGTTCTTGTTTGGATTATGTGCTTAAACTGTTTGATCATTTGCCCGAAAGAGACATTGCTTCTTGGAATACTGTTATGTCAAGTTTAGTGAAGGAATTTAGGTATGCTGAAGCATTTGAATTGTTCCGTGAACTGTGGCGAACTGAAGGGTTTGGAATCGACCGTTTCACCGTTTCAACCCTTTTGACTGCCTGTACTGGTAGCAGTGCTTTTAGAGCAGGCAAATTGGTTCATGCCTATGCAATCAAAATTGGTTTAGAGGCCAATTTGAGTGTTACCAATGCACTTATTAGGTTCTATGCTGCGTGTGGGAGTGTAAATGGTGTGAAGTCTTTGTTTGAGAGGATGCCTGTGAGGGACGTTATTACGTGGACGGAAATGATTACAGCCTACATGGAAGTAGGTTTGGTGGATTTGGCTATAGAGATGTTTGATAACATGCCAGAGAGGAATCCTGTTTCTTATAATGCTCTGTTGGCTGGTTTTTGTCGAAATGGTGAAGGCTTGAGGGCATTGgatttatttacaaaaatgtTGGAGGAGGGTATGGAGATGACGGACTTCACATTGACTAGCGTTGTTAATGCTTGTGGCTTGGTCATGGATTGTAAAACCAGTGAGCAAATTCATGGGTTCCTTATCAAGTTTGGTTTTGGGTCAAATGCTTGCATTGAAGCTGCACTGCTTGATATGTGCACAAGGTGTGGTCGGATGGCAGATGCCAAAAAGATGTTTCTTCGGTGGCCAGCTGAGCAGGACAGGTCTGTAATTTTGACATCAATTATAGGTGGGTATGCTCGAAATGGGCAACTGGATGAAGCAATTTCTCTGTTCAACCTTAATCAGTCAGAAGGAAGAATGGATATGGATGAAGTTTCATCAACTTCACTACTCGGTCTTTGTGGAACTATAGGATTTCATGAGCTGGGGAAACAAATCCACTGCCATGCTTTTAAGCGTGGTTTCCTAACTGATGTAGGAGTAGGAAATGCCACGATTAGCATGTACACTAAGTGTTGGAACATGGAAGATGGTGTCAAGTTGTTCAATATGATGCCCACTCATGACGTAGTTTCATGGAATGGTTTGCTTGCTGGTTATCTTCTCCATAGACAGGGTGATGAGGCCTTAGCTTTCTGGTCAAAGATGGAGAGGACTGGCATAAAACCTGACAAGATTACCTTTGTTTTGATCATTTCAGCATACAGACACACTAACTCCAACTTAGTTGATAATTGTCGTAGTTTGTTTCTCTCCTTGAAAACTGTTTATGGCATTGAACCCACCTCAGAGCACTTTGCTTCCTTCATTGCTGTTTTGGGGTACTGGGGTCTATTGGATGAAGCAGAGGAAATAATCTGTAAGATGCCTTTTGAGCCTGAGGTTTCTGTTTGGCGAGCTTTGCTTGATAGTTGTAGACTCCGTATGAATACAACAGTTGGCAAAAGGGTGGTGAAACGTATACTTGCCATGGAGCCCAAAGATCCATCTTCCTACATACTTGTATCGAATCTGTATTCAGCATCTGGGAGATGGCATTGCTCTGAAATGGTTAGGgataaaatgagaaaaaagggATTCCGGAAGCACCCAGGTCAAAGTTGGATCATTCATAACAAGAAGATACATCCATTCTATGCAAGAGATAAATCTCATCCCCAAGCAAAAGACATATATAGTGGACTAGAAATACTGATCTTAGAATGTCTAAAAGCTGGTTATGTGCCGGACACAAGCTTTGTTCTTCAGGAAGTAGAAGAGCACCAGAAGAAGGATTTCTTGTACTATCACAGCGCAAAACTAGCAGCGACCTACGGGCTTCTGACCAGCAAGCCAGGAAAACCAGTTCGGATCGTGAAGAACATCCTTCTATGTGGAGACTGCCATACATTCTTGAAATACATGTCTATTGTCACCAGAAGAACAATATATGTAAGGGATGCTTCAGGAGTACATTATTTTTCTAGTGGTCAGTGCTCATGCAAAGATTACTGGTGA